In Synechococcales cyanobacterium T60_A2020_003, the sequence TTGGGAATCTACTTCGGCTTGGGCGATCGCTTGCAGTTGCTCAGTGCTGAGGGTTTGTAACGCCAAAAGTGCCGACTGGTATTCCGGCGGGGCATTGTCGGGGGACGGTGGCAGATTGTTCAGCACACTTTGCGTGATCAGCGCTTCGAGTGATTGATGGGTGACTTCCGCAATCCGCATGAGTTGTCGTAGCACCGGATCGGGCAATTCGATAGTGATGGGTTGCGACATATTCAAGGCGATCGCGCTAAGAGGATCGTCTCTATTGTATCCGACGGATTCCGGCGTCTAACTTGGACTCATCAGCCATCCCCAGAGGCTATCCAGAGTTACAGGTAATTGGACGCGCCGTCGATGGTGGCGTGAAACAACAAATACTGTGTGGTTAAGCTGTAGCAATTAGCCGACTGTAGGCAATGCGGATGTTCTGTCATACTAAAAACGGACACCACTGCGGGCAGCATCAAAAGTGGTGGGGTCAGTTGGAAGAGGATGCAGGCATGACCGAATTGGGAAATAGCGTTCCCGCAAATTACGATGAAGCCTGGAAAGCGGCGATTGAGCAGTATTTCGAGGCATTTGTGGCGTTCTTTTTCCCGGTTGCGCATCAAGCGATCGATTGGCAACGCGGCTTTGAGTTTTTGGATCAGGAGTTGCAGCAAATTGTCCGGGATGCGGAGGCGGGCACCCGCTATGTGGATAAACTCCTCAAGGTTTGGCGCAAGGATGGTGTGGAAGCCTGGTTACTTTTGCATGTCGAGATCCAGAGCCAGCGGGATGGGGATTTTGCCAAACGGATGTATGTCTACCATTACCGGATCTTCGATCGCTATGAACAGGAGGTGGTGAGTCTGGCCGTTTTGGGGGATGACCAGCCAACCTGGCGACCGCAGGAATATAGCTATGGGCGCTGGGGTTGTGAGATGCGCTTGAAATTCCCGATCGTCAAGCTGCTGGATTACAGTTGGGAAGTGCTGGAAGCGAGCAACAATCCCTTTGCGGCGGTGGTAATGGCACATCGACAAACCCAGAACACAACCCAGGATGCCCAGGCGCGGTTGGAATGGAAGCTACGCCTAATTCAGCAGCTTTACCGACGCGGCTATCGCCGACAGGATATCCTAGAGATATTTCTGGTGTTGGATCGGATGATGCGGTTGCCGGAGTCACTGGAACTGGTGTTTCGGGAAGAAATTAAGCGATTTGAAGAGGAAAATCTGATGCCTTATATCAGTAGTATTGAGCAAATTGGGCGGCAAGAGGGGCGCATCGAAGAGCGGCATGATATTATTCGCGATCTCTTGGTTAGTCGCTTTGGGGTGCTGGACGAAGCTTTAGAGGCGATTATCCAGCCGTTGAGCGAGCTTTCTACAGCGGAATTTGCGAGTTCACTGTTGCCACTCTCGACCCTGTCGAGAGAAGCGCTGCTGGATCGCTTTGGACAAAACACGATGCATTGAGCCAGGTTGGTTGGTCTTCCTTGGCAGCA encodes:
- a CDS encoding transposase, which gives rise to MFCHTKNGHHCGQHQKWWGQLEEDAGMTELGNSVPANYDEAWKAAIEQYFEAFVAFFFPVAHQAIDWQRGFEFLDQELQQIVRDAEAGTRYVDKLLKVWRKDGVEAWLLLHVEIQSQRDGDFAKRMYVYHYRIFDRYEQEVVSLAVLGDDQPTWRPQEYSYGRWGCEMRLKFPIVKLLDYSWEVLEASNNPFAAVVMAHRQTQNTTQDAQARLEWKLRLIQQLYRRGYRRQDILEIFLVLDRMMRLPESLELVFREEIKRFEEENLMPYISSIEQIGRQEGRIEERHDIIRDLLVSRFGVLDEALEAIIQPLSELSTAEFASSLLPLSTLSREALLDRFGQNTMH